The sequence ATCGTCGCCCGCCTGCTTCAACCGATCCTGCAATTGCGGTGAGCCGTCTTCATGGACTGCCTGCGCCATTTCCTCGTGACGACGTTCGGCGTCTTCCAAGAGGGCGGCGATGTCTTCATGGCGGAGATCGCGCTCGACCGCACCGGCCGCACGGAGCAGCGCCTCGCGCGTCTGTCGGATGTACCGCTCCGCCAAGGCCCAGCGCTCATCTCGGATGGCTCCCTCTGCAGCGGCATAGCTGCTGCGGGCCAAGTCCAACTGTTCTTGTGCTACCCGGTTGTCCGGCTCGGCGCGCGACCCGAGTCTTTCCATCGCCTGTCCCAGACGGTCCATGATCCGTTCTCTGCGTCGACCGCGCGCGGCCTCGTTTCCCATCGCACCCCAACGGCCGCGCGATCCGCGCTGATCAAGACGCGCCGGGGCATCACGAGCTTCAAGCGTCAGTTTCAATGCCGGACGCAACTCACGACGGTGATACATGTCCCAGGCACGCGATTGCAGGGCCTCGGCCGCCCTCAGACGATTCGCCTCAGCAGGTCGGGGGGCAGCCCCGATCCGTTGATGGACGTCTTGTAGAACCCGGTCGGTCTGCTCCAGTTCGCGTCTGACGCCATCAGCGGATTCGTCTCCGCGGCGCAGACCTGCCAACGCTTCCAAGACCAGATTGCGGGCATCATGCGTCAGATCCTCCGCCCGACGCAGATCGCCCTGCTTCAGTGCCTCTCGGGCCTCATCCTGTAACTGCTCCACCCGCTTTAGACCCGGTTCCCCGGGCGGCGGCCCGGATTTTGGCAGCACGTCGCGGGCGCTTTCCCACAGGCGGTCGGTCTTCTCGATCTCGGCTTTGACATCCACACGGTTTTGTGCCGCGGCCGTGGCCGGCAAGCAGAGAATGCAGACGACCCACCCAAGCGCGAGCAGGATGAAGGGGATAATCAGCAATCGCTTTTGTCTCATGTTTGGCTCCTGTTCTGACACCGATCTTTCGTCAATCACCAGGGAGTCAAACTGCATGCCAGGAGGATTCGGCGACGGTATTGCTGTCAACGCATTGTATGACAACTGATTGTAGTCGTCATCTAACGTCTTGCATTCATGTAACGATCTGCTCCGGTCGGAACACTTGAACCGTCCAGTTCATCAGCGTCGGCCCCGAATCAGAGACTCCGATGCGCCGATTCTCCGCGCCGCAGCTCATGCGTCCAACCCGTACCGCCTCAGCTTGGCGTAGAGGACGCGGCGCGTGATCTTCAGTCGCCGCGCCGCGTCGCTCTTGTTTCCGCCCGCAGTGCGCAGCGCTTCTTCGATCATCTGTCTCTCGACATCGGCCAATCCCTGTCCGGGGGTCGGTGGTAACGACTCGGAGGCGGTCGAGACGGCGCTCTTGGCCGCATCCCTCCCCGGTGGCGTCAGGGTGGGGAGGAGGGCAAGATGTTCGCTGCCGATCGGTTCACCGCCGGCGAGGATGACCGCTCGCTCCAGCACGTTCTTCAATTCGCGGATGTTCCCCGGCCAGTTGTACGACTGGAGTTTCTCCATCACCGCGCGCGATGGCCTCGGTCCGCCGTAGCGCAGCTTCCGGAGGAAGTGCTCCGCCAGCACCGCGATGTCTTCCCGGCGCTCTCGCAGTGGCGGAACGTGGATGGGGAAGACATTCAGGCGGAAGAAGAGGTCCTCGCGGAAGCGCCCTTGCGCCACCATCGCGGCGAGGTCCTTGTTCGTGGCGACAATGACGCGCACGTCGACTCCGATCGGCTCGGCGGCGCCGACCCGCACGATCTCCCGCTGCTCCAGAGCCCGCAGCAGTTTCGCCTGGAATCCCGGTGAAATCTCACCCACTTCGTCAAGAAACAGTGTTCCCTTGTCGGCCAGTTCGAAGCGTCCCGGTCGCTGCTTGATCGCCCCGGTGAAGGCGCCCTTCTCATGCCCGAACAACTCGCTTTCCAAAAGCGTCTCCGTGAGCGAGGCGCAGTTGGTGGCGACGAATGCCCGCTGGGCGCGCGGCGATGCCTTGTGGATCGCCCGCGCCACCAGCTCCTTGCCGGTGCCGGACTCGCCGGTGATGACCACCGTGGCGTCCGCCGGCGCCACGCGCTCGATCAAGAGGCGCAGATGCATGACCGCCGGGGCGGCGCCGATGAACTCATCGTCCGTCAACGCGCGCAGATCGGCATCGAGTTGCTCGGCGCGCGCGTCCAAGCGACGGGTCTTCTCCCAGCGCTCCACCCACAACGTCATCTCATCGAGGTCGAGTGGCTTCGCGATGTAGTCGACGGCGCCGGCCCTCATGGCGGTCACCGCGGAGGCGGTCGATCCATAGGCCGTGAGGACCGCCACATCGGTCCCGCCGCCCAAGGCGGCCACCGCGCGCACGATCTCCATCCCCTCCACCGGGCTCATACGAAGATCGGTGATCACCAGATCGAAGGCGCCGGGACGAATCTTGGCGAGCGCCTGGGTTCCATCGGTCACGTAAGCGGCCTGATGCCCCAGGTCGGAGAGCGTCTCCGACAGCAGAAGACCGATGCGTTCCTCGTCATCGACGATCAGTATGCGTGCCATATGTCCTCACGATCTTCACGGCTCGACTCCAAACGGTAAGCAGGGGAGGACACCGTAACCTCTCCCTCCGGGAGAGGTCGATCCGTCCGGAGGACGGATCGGGTGAGGGAGCCTTGTTCACCCTGTCACACGGTCATTGCTTGTGCGATCCCGTGCCAGCGGCCACCGGACCGTGAACACCGCACCGCCGCCGGGATTGTGCCCGATTCGAATCGTACCGCCGTCTCGCTCGACCATCATCATCACGGCGTACAAGCCAAGCCCCGATCCCGTTGTCTTCGTTGTATAGAATGGTTCGAACACGCGCTGGCGAAGTCGCCGGGGGATTCCCGGCCCCCGATCCGCGACGACCAGTTCACCCCATCCCGGCCCCGCCGGTCGCCATTGGATTCGCACCGGCTCTTCCGGCGGACTGATATCGAGGGCATTGCGCAGGAGGTTCATCAACACCTGCCGTGGCGCCTCCGCATCGACGATGATCGGCCCCGTCGGCTCCACCTGCAACTCCCAGCGCCCCGCCCCGCCGATGCCGGCTTTGAGCGTCTCCAGCCAACGGGGGAGCTCATCCTCCATTGTCACCGACGTGCGGTGTGTCGCCGATGGGTCAGCCAGACGCAGGTACCCACTCAGGATGCGGTCGAGTCGGTCGGCTTCGGCCGGCATGAAGCGCAGCAACTCCGTCTGATGCGCGCGATCGGTTGACGGCTGCCGTTCCAGTCGCTCGAGACGTTGCGCCGTGGCCTTGATGATACCGAGTGGATTGCGAATCTCGTGAGCGATGGTCGCCGCCAGCCGTCCCAGCCCGATCAGCTTTTCCGAGCGCAGTAGCTCGGCCTCCCAGTGCCGCGTGATGCGACCATACCATATGAACAGACCCACCAGGGCCAGGGCGAAGAGGACCGAGAGGGCATGAACCCACCATGACAGTGAGTCCAGTTGGTCCCATGCCGCGAAGTACCCGGCGTCGGCCTCAATCCGCACGATCCCGACCGGGGGCCCTCCCGATGAATCGCTGATCGGTGCCGCGGCGCTACGGTAGTACGCCCCGTGCCAACGGTATGTTTCCGACACCCACGGCAATCCCGACAACAGCGCCGCCCGCCCCTTGCGGTCGAGGGCGGAAAAGACAATCGCCCCCAGCGAATCGGATTCGGCAGCGAAGGGATCCTGCCACAGCGTGTCGAGGATCGTGGCCGAGACAAGACGATTGGCGAGGGCGAATTCCCGCGTCTGTTCGCGCAGTCGCACGAACGCCTCCGGCGAGAACGCACTCTCCGAACCGATGGCCTCCGACACCATCTCCGCCGGGATCGACGCCGCGAAGGTCTCTGCCAGTCCTGAGAGTTGTTCCCCCAGTTCTTCGTTCAGGGCGGCATAGAACTCCCCGAGGATGCGGCGATATCCGAGGTTGATGCCGGCCAGGATGGCCAGCATCACGAC comes from Candidatus Zixiibacteriota bacterium and encodes:
- a CDS encoding sigma-54 dependent transcriptional regulator; this translates as MARILIVDDEERIGLLLSETLSDLGHQAAYVTDGTQALAKIRPGAFDLVITDLRMSPVEGMEIVRAVAALGGGTDVAVLTAYGSTASAVTAMRAGAVDYIAKPLDLDEMTLWVERWEKTRRLDARAEQLDADLRALTDDEFIGAAPAVMHLRLLIERVAPADATVVITGESGTGKELVARAIHKASPRAQRAFVATNCASLTETLLESELFGHEKGAFTGAIKQRPGRFELADKGTLFLDEVGEISPGFQAKLLRALEQREIVRVGAAEPIGVDVRVIVATNKDLAAMVAQGRFREDLFFRLNVFPIHVPPLRERREDIAVLAEHFLRKLRYGGPRPSRAVMEKLQSYNWPGNIRELKNVLERAVILAGGEPIGSEHLALLPTLTPPGRDAAKSAVSTASESLPPTPGQGLADVERQMIEEALRTAGGNKSDAARRLKITRRVLYAKLRRYGLDA
- a CDS encoding ATP-binding protein, whose amino-acid sequence is MLAILAGINLGYRRILGEFYAALNEELGEQLSGLAETFAASIPAEMVSEAIGSESAFSPEAFVRLREQTREFALANRLVSATILDTLWQDPFAAESDSLGAIVFSALDRKGRAALLSGLPWVSETYRWHGAYYRSAAAPISDSSGGPPVGIVRIEADAGYFAAWDQLDSLSWWVHALSVLFALALVGLFIWYGRITRHWEAELLRSEKLIGLGRLAATIAHEIRNPLGIIKATAQRLERLERQPSTDRAHQTELLRFMPAEADRLDRILSGYLRLADPSATHRTSVTMEDELPRWLETLKAGIGGAGRWELQVEPTGPIIVDAEAPRQVLMNLLRNALDISPPEEPVRIQWRPAGPGWGELVVADRGPGIPRRLRQRVFEPFYTTKTTGSGLGLYAVMMMVERDGGTIRIGHNPGGGAVFTVRWPLARDRTSNDRVTG